In Sorghum bicolor cultivar BTx623 chromosome 10, Sorghum_bicolor_NCBIv3, whole genome shotgun sequence, one genomic interval encodes:
- the LOC8069229 gene encoding zinc finger protein ZAT3, with the protein MNEAQVFFMGMVYGQYLAGGVGAPPGGGGGEDPKRPWRPMSSHEADAVPAAAQQRKKKAASRNRSKNESGDGPHPCPVCDRRFDCRKAVHGHQRSHPERAWRGMAPPAELPVVAVTADGRQLRYACERCGGQFETRQALGGHRASHSGRLGCYWLSKQHQDRPAQQVVMPFDLNEPAVPPSPEQQPEDQEGNEKEKEE; encoded by the coding sequence ATGAACGAAGCTCAGGTGTTCTTCATGGGCATGGTGTACGGGCAGTACCTGGCCGGTGGCGTGGGCGCGccacccggcggcggcggcggcgaggacccGAAACGTCCGTGGCGTCCCATGTCGTCACACGAGGCGGACGCcgtcccggcggcggcgcagcagcgcaagaagaaagcggcGTCCCGCAACCGCAGCAAGAACGAGTCCGGGGACGGGCCTCACCCTTGCCCCGTCTGCGACCGCCGCTTCGACTGCCGCAAGGCCGTGCACGGGCACCAGCGCAGCCACCCGGAGCGCGCCTGGCGCGGCATGGCGCCGCCGGCCGAGCTGCCGGTGGTTGCCGTGACCGCTGACGGGAGACAGCTGCGCTACGCGTGCGAGCGCTGCGGGGGCCAGTTCGAGACGCGCCAGGCGCTCGGCGGCCACCGCGCCAGCCACAGCGGCAGGCTCGGCTGCTACTGGCTCTCCAAGCAGCACCAGGACAGGCCGGCGCAGCAAGTCGTCATGCCCTTCGATCTGAACGAGCCAGCCGTGCCGCCATCACCGGAGCAGCAGCCGGAGGATCAGGAGGGGAACGAGAAAGAGAAGGAGGAGTAG